From the Candidatus Bathyarchaeota archaeon A05DMB-5 genome, one window contains:
- a CDS encoding GIY-YIG nuclease family protein, with translation MKGVYLLIVSIAKPMQVRVGALGNISFAKGVYAYVGSAQNNLEKRVERHLKKVKRKFWHIDYLLENENVKILQVFYKATGKSDECKLAEEMSRKGTAINGFGSSDCNCKSHLFQLDDYQSLKECMRSMKV, from the coding sequence GTGAAAGGCGTTTACCTTTTAATCGTTTCAATCGCTAAACCAATGCAAGTTCGCGTTGGTGCGTTGGGTAACATCTCTTTTGCAAAGGGCGTCTATGCATATGTAGGTTCTGCCCAAAACAACCTGGAAAAACGTGTAGAACGGCATCTAAAAAAGGTTAAGCGAAAATTTTGGCACATTGATTACTTGCTTGAGAATGAAAATGTGAAGATTTTACAAGTATTTTACAAAGCGACTGGAAAATCCGATGAATGCAAGTTGGCTGAAGAAATGAGTAGAAAAGGAACTGCGATAAACGGTTTTGGTTCTTCCGACTGCAACTGCAAAAGCCACTTGTTCCAATTAGACGATTATCAGTCTTTAAAAGAATGTATGCGCTCAATGAAAGTATGA
- a CDS encoding adenylyl-sulfate kinase, which yields MPQNGWCVWITGLPGSGKSVVSEALLRLLNRNGIHAELLSSDALRKILTPKPTYSLEERDIVYATLVYIAKLLTQNGVNVVIDATGNLRCYRENARAQIPKFIEAYLECPLEACMEREAKRGKTYHAPKQIYVKALEGKAPTVPGIGQPYEPPLNPEITLDTTTHNPEECAKKILNTIFERFS from the coding sequence ATGCCTCAAAATGGTTGGTGCGTCTGGATTACAGGGCTTCCAGGAAGCGGCAAATCTGTTGTCTCAGAGGCTTTGCTAAGGCTTCTGAACCGAAATGGTATCCATGCAGAATTGTTGTCTTCTGACGCTTTGCGCAAGATTCTAACCCCTAAACCCACTTATTCGCTTGAAGAGCGTGACATAGTCTACGCTACACTTGTTTACATCGCTAAACTGTTAACACAAAATGGCGTAAACGTTGTGATTGATGCAACAGGCAATTTGCGATGTTATCGCGAAAATGCAAGAGCCCAGATTCCAAAGTTTATAGAAGCCTATCTCGAGTGCCCATTGGAAGCGTGCATGGAACGTGAGGCAAAAAGAGGAAAAACCTACCATGCGCCAAAGCAGATTTACGTTAAAGCTTTGGAAGGCAAAGCACCAACAGTGCCTGGAATAGGGCAACCATACGAGCCACCATTAAACCCAGAAATAACCTTAGACACTACAACGCATAACCCTGAAGAATGCGCCAAAAAAATATTGAACACCATCTTTGAACGTTTCTCATAA
- a CDS encoding Fpg/Nei family DNA glycosylase: MPELPEITVIAGQMNKEIAGKDIVSVEIRQPKNLNIPVAEFEKIIKGKTVTEVFSRGKWIFIKLTSAYYLLVNLGMGAELLCFAPNQALPEKYHFKMMFSDESGFTIHFWWFGYIHLIHEKELCKHELTAKLGTSPTDKSFTVEKFKELLANKKGRIKEFLLDQKNIAGIGNVYAQEILFKARLHPNRKIPTLSEKEIENLYKAIISTLNHSIKLGGLAYEKDFYGKNGKFTIDEFLVGYKTEKSCPLCKTTIEKIKTGSTSSYICPKCQQIK, encoded by the coding sequence ATGCCGGAACTTCCCGAAATAACCGTCATTGCTGGACAAATGAATAAGGAAATCGCAGGAAAAGACATAGTAAGCGTCGAAATAAGACAGCCTAAAAACTTAAACATTCCAGTCGCCGAATTTGAGAAAATAATCAAGGGAAAAACTGTAACCGAGGTTTTTAGTAGAGGAAAATGGATTTTCATAAAACTAACCTCAGCCTACTACTTGCTCGTAAACCTTGGAATGGGAGCTGAACTTCTTTGCTTTGCTCCAAATCAGGCTCTTCCAGAGAAATATCATTTTAAAATGATGTTTTCTGACGAAAGCGGATTTACGATTCATTTCTGGTGGTTTGGTTACATTCACTTGATACACGAGAAAGAATTGTGTAAGCATGAACTTACCGCCAAGCTTGGAACATCGCCAACAGACAAATCGTTCACGGTAGAAAAGTTTAAGGAGTTACTTGCAAACAAGAAAGGAAGAATAAAGGAGTTCTTGCTTGACCAGAAAAACATTGCGGGCATAGGAAATGTTTACGCTCAAGAAATCCTTTTCAAAGCCAGACTACATCCAAACAGAAAAATTCCAACGCTGTCAGAAAAAGAAATTGAAAACCTTTACAAAGCTATCATCAGCACACTAAACCACAGCATTAAATTAGGCGGATTAGCCTACGAAAAAGACTTTTATGGAAAAAACGGCAAATTCACCATCGACGAATTTCTCGTAGGCTACAAAACTGAAAAGTCATGCCCCTTATGTAAAACGACAATAGAGAAAATCAAAACAGGAAGCACATCCTCTTACATTTGTCCAAAATGTCAACAAATAAAATGA
- the pyrE gene encoding orotate phosphoribosyltransferase, translated as MNDNTLKVAESLFSAGCLKFGSFKIKSGALSPYYIDLACLLSSPEALCNIADAAACEIKNLMAVERIDKVASIELKGALILPSIACKVNLPCVIVRKEEKAYGVTGRIAGAEVAKDDRILFFDDVVSEGSSKIEGIKPLEEMGAKIKHIMVVVDREQGGKENLEKLGYKVHALSKVSDLTRRLFELKMISKEQAEAVWNYIRGKQQL; from the coding sequence ATGAACGATAATACGTTAAAGGTTGCAGAGAGCCTTTTCAGCGCTGGATGTTTGAAGTTTGGTAGTTTCAAGATTAAGTCAGGTGCGTTAAGCCCCTATTATATAGACCTTGCATGTTTACTGTCTTCTCCAGAAGCTTTGTGTAATATTGCGGATGCTGCGGCTTGTGAGATAAAGAATCTTATGGCGGTTGAACGAATAGACAAGGTAGCATCCATTGAACTGAAGGGTGCGTTGATTCTGCCGAGCATAGCATGTAAAGTGAACTTGCCATGCGTTATCGTGCGAAAAGAAGAGAAAGCCTACGGAGTGACTGGTAGAATTGCCGGTGCAGAAGTTGCTAAAGACGACAGAATACTATTTTTTGACGATGTCGTTTCTGAAGGATCATCAAAGATTGAAGGAATAAAACCTCTTGAAGAAATGGGAGCAAAAATAAAACATATCATGGTTGTTGTTGACCGAGAACAAGGCGGAAAAGAAAACCTTGAAAAACTAGGGTACAAGGTACATGCCCTTTCCAAAGTTTCGGATTTAACCCGCAGACTTTTCGAATTGAAAATGATTTCGAAAGAGCAAGCAGAGGCTGTATGGAATTATATTAGAGGAAAACAGCAGTTATAG
- a CDS encoding 50S ribosomal protein L3, whose product MGHRKTHAPRHGSLAYLPRKRAKRLLARIRFWPKIEAETPRLLGFIGYKAGMTHVFTIEDRKRSPNFGKEVMRSATVIDATPMLVCAIRAYTKNHYGLQPFSEAWMKDPPDELERVFTLPENFNTEEQLKKIEENIDKIARVRIIASTQPKQSSVPKKKPDVAEIEIGGGTIKQQFEYAKSLLGKTTSPTETFKEGQYIDIIAVSTGKGFQGPVKRWGVTMLQHKGRKTKRGIATLGPWNPHHVMYSIPRAGQMGFHQRTEYNKRILKIGTDGKEITPKGGFLRYGVVRGPYILLEGSLPGTEKRPIRLRYPARPPKQVAEEPPQIVSVSLESPQGK is encoded by the coding sequence ATGGGACATAGAAAAACACATGCGCCAAGACATGGTTCACTTGCTTACTTACCTAGAAAACGCGCTAAACGCTTACTGGCTAGAATTCGCTTCTGGCCAAAAATCGAAGCGGAAACTCCAAGGCTTCTAGGTTTTATTGGTTATAAAGCTGGAATGACCCATGTATTCACGATAGAAGACCGGAAGCGTTCGCCAAATTTTGGAAAAGAAGTAATGCGCTCGGCAACAGTTATAGATGCAACTCCCATGCTCGTATGCGCTATACGCGCTTATACAAAAAACCACTATGGCCTACAACCTTTTTCTGAAGCATGGATGAAGGACCCACCAGACGAACTAGAAAGAGTGTTTACTCTCCCAGAAAACTTCAACACCGAAGAACAACTCAAGAAAATTGAAGAAAACATAGATAAAATAGCAAGGGTTCGCATTATTGCCTCAACTCAACCCAAACAATCAAGCGTTCCAAAGAAAAAACCAGACGTAGCAGAAATCGAAATAGGCGGAGGCACAATCAAACAGCAATTTGAATACGCAAAAAGCTTGCTTGGAAAAACAACATCGCCCACAGAAACATTCAAAGAAGGTCAATACATAGACATCATAGCTGTATCAACTGGAAAAGGCTTCCAAGGACCAGTAAAACGTTGGGGAGTAACGATGCTCCAACATAAAGGAAGAAAAACAAAAAGAGGAATAGCAACCTTAGGCCCGTGGAATCCCCACCACGTAATGTACAGCATCCCCAGAGCAGGACAGATGGGTTTCCACCAAAGAACAGAATACAACAAGCGCATACTAAAAATAGGCACAGATGGAAAAGAAATAACGCCAAAAGGAGGTTTTCTAAGATACGGCGTAGTACGTGGTCCATACATTCTGCTGGAAGGAAGCTTGCCTGGCACTGAAAAACGCCCGATACGCTTGCGATATCCGGCGCGTCCACCAAAACAAGTTGCTGAAGAACCGCCTCAAATCGTATCAGTATCTCTTGAATCTCCGCAAGGCAAGTAA
- a CDS encoding 50S ribosomal protein L4 — MAKKTVKIFNLEGKPVGKIKLPSVFETPLRPDIIKRAVLAIQSSRFQPKGRDPMAGKRTSAESRGVGLGIARIPRTKGPAGRAAFAPGTVSGRVAHPPTSEKKIIKQIPRKEKRLALMSAIAATASKTMVASRGHSIEDVPGVPLIVTDDLAELKKTKEVEEALTRLGVLSDIYRVRESRKVRAGRGKSRGRRIKQAVGPLIVITENKGIVDAASNIPGLDVVSVRDLNAEILAPGTHPGRLTIWTNSAIEELNKFYGGGIEA, encoded by the coding sequence ATGGCCAAGAAAACTGTCAAAATTTTCAATCTCGAGGGCAAACCCGTTGGAAAAATCAAACTTCCTTCAGTTTTTGAAACGCCACTGCGACCAGATATTATAAAACGGGCAGTTCTAGCCATCCAATCCAGCCGATTCCAACCAAAAGGCAGAGATCCCATGGCTGGAAAACGAACCTCAGCAGAATCTAGAGGCGTTGGTTTAGGCATAGCTAGAATACCCAGAACAAAGGGTCCGGCAGGAAGAGCCGCTTTTGCACCGGGAACCGTAAGCGGCAGAGTGGCACATCCGCCCACTTCTGAGAAGAAAATCATTAAACAGATTCCTAGGAAGGAAAAACGCCTTGCTTTGATGTCTGCGATAGCTGCAACGGCATCTAAGACTATGGTGGCATCTCGTGGGCATTCTATTGAGGATGTCCCAGGGGTTCCGTTAATAGTTACTGATGATTTGGCAGAATTAAAGAAAACAAAAGAAGTTGAGGAGGCACTTACGCGGTTGGGCGTGCTCTCAGACATCTACCGAGTGAGGGAGAGTAGAAAGGTTCGTGCAGGAAGAGGTAAGAGTAGAGGAAGAAGAATCAAACAGGCAGTTGGTCCATTGATAGTTATTACAGAGAACAAGGGAATAGTTGACGCCGCGAGCAACATACCGGGTTTAGATGTAGTTAGCGTTAGAGATTTAAACGCAGAAATTCTTGCTCCCGGAACGCATCCTGGAAGATTAACAATATGGACGAACAGCGCGATTGAAGAGCTTAACAAGTTCTATGGAGGAGGAATTGAAGCATAA
- a CDS encoding 50S ribosomal protein L23, with protein sequence MDPYDVILYPLMTEAASLMVEKENKLVFAVSLKANKSDVKKAVEELYEVKVEKVNLLITPQGEKKAFVKLHPDYKAADVAIKLGIL encoded by the coding sequence ATGGACCCTTATGATGTTATACTTTACCCGTTAATGACCGAAGCCGCAAGCCTAATGGTTGAAAAAGAAAACAAACTGGTTTTTGCCGTTAGTCTAAAGGCAAATAAAAGCGACGTAAAAAAAGCAGTAGAGGAGCTTTACGAGGTTAAAGTTGAAAAAGTTAACCTTTTAATAACACCACAAGGAGAAAAAAAGGCTTTTGTAAAGCTCCATCCCGACTACAAAGCGGCAGACGTTGCAATCAAGCTTGGAATACTGTAA
- a CDS encoding 50S ribosomal protein L2 — MGKRIRVQRRGRGGPTFRASTHKRLAPAQYPLTMLKEYFEKSLKGIIEMLAHDPGRGAPLALTRFENGEKCYTIVPEGVFQGQQIQLGGTAPVEVGNILPLGRIPEGTMVCNVELRPGDGGKLARSSGAYAIVATHTPQGTIIRLPSGKTKYVSDYCRATIGVVSGAGRTEKPFLKSGSKFHLMRAKGRKYPRTRGRAMVAAVHPYGSSKRSARKVTTTSHGAPPGQKVGLIAARGAGQKKKKLAE, encoded by the coding sequence ATGGGAAAGAGAATTCGTGTTCAAAGACGAGGACGCGGTGGCCCAACCTTTAGGGCATCCACTCACAAAAGACTAGCCCCTGCACAGTATCCTTTGACAATGCTGAAAGAATATTTCGAAAAATCATTGAAAGGCATTATTGAAATGTTGGCCCATGACCCTGGAAGAGGGGCTCCACTTGCCTTAACTAGATTTGAAAATGGAGAAAAATGTTACACTATTGTTCCAGAAGGAGTTTTTCAAGGACAACAAATTCAACTAGGCGGAACGGCTCCAGTTGAGGTTGGAAACATTCTTCCTCTAGGAAGAATTCCAGAAGGCACGATGGTGTGTAATGTGGAACTACGTCCGGGAGATGGTGGCAAACTTGCTAGATCTTCTGGAGCATATGCAATAGTTGCAACACACACTCCTCAAGGGACAATAATTAGGCTTCCCTCAGGAAAAACAAAGTATGTAAGTGACTATTGTAGGGCAACAATTGGAGTAGTCTCTGGCGCTGGCAGAACAGAAAAACCATTTTTGAAGTCTGGTTCAAAATTCCACTTAATGAGAGCTAAAGGACGTAAGTATCCAAGAACTAGAGGAAGGGCTATGGTTGCTGCTGTGCATCCGTATGGAAGCAGCAAGCGAAGTGCACGAAAAGTCACTACTACCTCGCATGGTGCACCGCCTGGACAGAAGGTTGGGTTAATTGCTGCTAGAGGTGCTGGGCAGAAAAAGAAGAAGTTAGCTGAATAG
- a CDS encoding 30S ribosomal protein S19 yields MPKEFTYRGYTLNQLQSMSMDEFINLLPSRQRRSLHRGLRVEQRILLENIRKAKEALRKGGNATVKTHVRDMVVLPEMVGVTILVHNGKEFVSVEIKPEMIGHYLGEFAITNKPVKHGTPGIGASRSSMYVPLK; encoded by the coding sequence ATGCCCAAAGAGTTTACATATCGCGGATATACGCTTAACCAACTGCAAAGTATGTCAATGGACGAATTCATCAACTTGCTTCCATCGAGACAAAGAAGAAGTCTCCATCGCGGTCTCAGGGTAGAACAAAGGATACTGCTTGAGAACATAAGAAAAGCTAAGGAAGCGTTAAGGAAAGGAGGCAATGCCACGGTAAAAACGCACGTTCGGGACATGGTTGTTCTTCCGGAAATGGTTGGTGTTACAATTCTTGTGCACAATGGCAAAGAATTCGTTTCTGTTGAAATTAAGCCTGAAATGATTGGGCATTACCTAGGCGAATTTGCTATCACAAATAAACCTGTAAAACATGGGACTCCGGGTATAGGTGCCTCACGTTCTTCAATGTATGTTCCGCTAAAGTAA
- a CDS encoding 30S ribosomal protein S27ae, whose translation MSKTPKEAPKEKEEKKEKPAKKKKEEKGAFAFYKVEDKKISRLRPVCERCGPGYFMADHGDRYTCGHCGFTRYKVTEK comes from the coding sequence ATGTCTAAAACTCCAAAAGAAGCTCCGAAAGAGAAAGAAGAAAAGAAGGAAAAACCAGCAAAAAAGAAAAAAGAAGAAAAAGGCGCATTCGCCTTCTATAAGGTGGAAGATAAAAAAATCTCGAGATTGCGTCCTGTTTGCGAACGTTGCGGACCTGGATATTTTATGGCTGACCACGGCGATAGATATACTTGTGGGCACTGCGGTTTTACACGGTACAAAGTTACTGAAAAATAA
- the rps24e gene encoding 30S ribosomal protein S24e produces the protein MEIKIVSEKQNPVLKRIEVCFHVEHDQTGSTPPRLEVRKAVASALKKNAELVFIKKLETKTGTHFAVGVANVYDSIEQANLIEPKYIIKRNIPPEKPKGEEKG, from the coding sequence ATGGAAATCAAAATAGTTTCAGAGAAACAGAATCCAGTGCTGAAGCGAATTGAAGTTTGCTTCCACGTAGAGCACGACCAAACAGGCAGTACACCACCACGGCTAGAGGTCAGAAAAGCCGTTGCCTCTGCCTTAAAAAAGAACGCAGAGTTAGTTTTCATTAAAAAATTAGAAACAAAAACAGGAACGCATTTCGCCGTTGGCGTTGCGAATGTTTATGACTCAATTGAACAAGCAAACCTTATCGAACCCAAATATATTATCAAGCGAAATATACCACCAGAAAAACCTAAAGGAGAGGAAAAGGGATAA
- a CDS encoding DUF359 domain-containing protein has protein sequence MMPIKYSLTPELRIRLKKPLGTLIRGSFAEAMTRFKEIVDKEKPASVISVGDTVSRNLLENRILPQLSIVDNRVMRRIAQPLPPTEHKTVNVKNPPGTITEEAVIAIQDALKSAWKTKIVVDGEEDLLTLIAVLYAPENAFVVYGQPYEGIVVVKATSDKKEEIANILKTMENVRKTK, from the coding sequence ATGATGCCTATCAAGTACAGTTTGACGCCAGAACTACGCATAAGACTCAAAAAACCTCTTGGCACTCTAATCCGAGGCTCATTTGCTGAAGCAATGACGAGATTCAAAGAGATAGTGGACAAAGAAAAACCAGCAAGTGTAATATCTGTGGGAGATACAGTTTCAAGAAATCTTTTAGAAAACCGCATACTTCCTCAGCTTTCTATTGTAGATAACAGGGTCATGAGAAGAATAGCACAACCTCTTCCACCAACAGAACACAAAACTGTTAATGTCAAAAATCCGCCGGGAACAATAACTGAAGAAGCAGTTATAGCAATTCAAGACGCTTTAAAGAGCGCTTGGAAAACCAAAATAGTTGTGGATGGAGAAGAAGACCTACTGACACTAATTGCCGTTTTATACGCGCCAGAAAACGCCTTTGTCGTGTATGGTCAACCTTATGAAGGAATCGTGGTGGTCAAAGCAACATCAGACAAAAAAGAAGAAATCGCTAACATTCTGAAAACAATGGAAAATGTTCGAAAAACTAAATAA
- a CDS encoding DNA-directed RNA polymerase subunit E'' — protein MSEKACPTCRIITKENMCPKCKSSSLSDDFGGLVIVFDPEGSAIAKAMGIKEKGHYALKVR, from the coding sequence ATGAGCGAAAAAGCTTGCCCAACATGTAGAATCATAACCAAAGAAAACATGTGTCCAAAATGCAAATCATCCTCTCTAAGCGATGATTTCGGCGGATTAGTGATAGTTTTTGACCCAGAAGGCTCAGCAATTGCAAAGGCTATGGGCATCAAAGAGAAAGGGCACTATGCGCTAAAGGTTAGATAA
- a CDS encoding DNA-directed RNA polymerase, whose amino-acid sequence MFKLVTLEDTIRIPPETFGNPLESVGHQQVKAKYEGVVSEELGYVVAVTDVKVSPTGKIIPGDGATYHKVTFSLLTFYPKIQEVVEGEVVEVADFGAFVRIGPVDALLHVSQLMDDFISYDEKQGVLLGKESKRKLMSGDQVRVRITAVSLGRAGSSGKIGVTSRQPFLGKLEWIEQETRKIKETLEKAPTEKEETAKK is encoded by the coding sequence TTGTTTAAACTTGTAACCCTTGAAGATACAATTCGCATACCGCCAGAAACCTTCGGCAACCCATTAGAAAGCGTGGGACACCAGCAGGTCAAGGCAAAATATGAAGGCGTCGTTAGCGAAGAATTAGGCTACGTAGTAGCTGTAACCGACGTAAAAGTAAGCCCCACCGGAAAAATAATCCCCGGAGACGGCGCAACCTATCACAAAGTAACCTTTTCACTGTTAACATTCTACCCGAAAATTCAGGAAGTAGTGGAAGGAGAAGTAGTGGAAGTAGCTGATTTCGGAGCCTTCGTACGTATAGGACCAGTAGACGCGTTGCTTCACGTTTCACAACTCATGGATGACTTCATTTCATACGACGAAAAGCAAGGCGTCTTATTAGGCAAAGAATCAAAAAGAAAACTTATGAGTGGAGACCAAGTTCGTGTTCGAATTACCGCAGTTTCATTGGGCAGGGCAGGAAGTTCTGGAAAAATAGGGGTAACGTCTAGACAACCATTTCTTGGCAAATTAGAATGGATTGAACAAGAAACACGGAAAATAAAGGAAACACTTGAGAAAGCGCCTACCGAGAAAGAGGAAACTGCTAAAAAATAG
- a CDS encoding DNA-binding protein, producing the protein MTTESAHKKKALKIILDSNAFFVPLQFKIDIFEELKILLKVRFQPVLLSSVLRELEKIAREGSPKMKKQASFALKLAEKCVLVNVEREHGSLDDVLFEIAQEWKSPVFTNDRQLRKRLRNINVPVIYVRQKSRLEIDGRI; encoded by the coding sequence ATGACGACAGAATCCGCGCATAAAAAGAAAGCGTTAAAAATAATTTTGGATTCAAACGCCTTTTTTGTTCCACTTCAATTTAAAATCGACATCTTTGAAGAACTAAAAATATTGTTGAAAGTTAGATTTCAACCTGTTTTGCTTTCTTCAGTTCTTCGCGAACTTGAAAAAATCGCAAGAGAAGGGTCGCCGAAAATGAAAAAGCAAGCTTCTTTCGCTTTAAAGTTGGCTGAAAAATGCGTGTTAGTTAACGTAGAGCGAGAACACGGCTCCCTTGATGACGTTTTATTTGAAATCGCCCAAGAATGGAAAAGCCCAGTTTTTACAAATGATAGACAGCTTAGAAAGAGGCTAAGAAATATAAATGTGCCAGTTATTTATGTGAGGCAAAAGTCGCGTCTAGAGATTGACGGGAGGATATAA
- a CDS encoding translation initiation factor IF-2 subunit gamma → MSSEKRAPLPKQPEVNIGTIGHVDHGKTTLVQALTGVWASRHSEELKRGITIKLGYADMPVYKCPKCEEPKNYSTQPVCPNCGSKTTFARAISFVDAPGHEALMATMLSGAAIMDGAILVIAADEPCPQPQTREHLAAAEIIGIKNVVIVQNKVDIVDEKRARDNYVEIKNFVKGTVAENAPIIPVSAQRMVNIDVLIQAIEEFIPTPSRDETKPPLMYIVRSFDVNKPGTPLEKLEGGVIGGTIIQGKFVVGEEVEIRPGISMEEGKSAYHPLVSEIVSLHAGGKNVKEAYCGGLVGVGTLLDPSFSKADGLTGNMVGRKDALPPTQSDLTLETHILERAVGTKELAKIENINIGETLLLHVGAAITVGKVTSIKKNATTIKLTRPVCAQVGSRVALSRKMTGRWRLIGYGVLRS, encoded by the coding sequence ATGAGCAGCGAAAAACGTGCACCATTACCAAAACAACCAGAAGTAAACATTGGCACTATAGGGCATGTTGACCACGGAAAAACAACCTTAGTACAAGCGTTAACTGGCGTTTGGGCTTCAAGACACAGTGAAGAATTGAAAAGAGGCATAACAATAAAATTAGGCTACGCAGACATGCCAGTCTACAAATGTCCAAAATGTGAAGAACCAAAAAACTATTCTACACAACCAGTCTGCCCAAACTGTGGCTCAAAGACAACATTTGCCAGAGCAATAAGCTTTGTAGACGCTCCGGGTCATGAAGCTTTAATGGCAACTATGCTTTCTGGTGCAGCAATAATGGATGGGGCTATACTGGTTATCGCAGCTGATGAACCTTGTCCCCAACCACAAACAAGGGAACATTTAGCTGCTGCTGAAATTATTGGCATTAAGAACGTTGTTATTGTTCAAAACAAGGTTGACATTGTTGACGAAAAAAGGGCGAGAGACAATTATGTGGAAATTAAGAACTTTGTTAAGGGAACGGTTGCCGAAAACGCGCCAATAATTCCTGTTTCAGCACAACGCATGGTAAACATAGATGTCCTTATTCAAGCGATTGAAGAGTTCATACCAACACCGTCAAGAGACGAAACAAAACCGCCGTTAATGTACATTGTCCGCTCATTTGATGTAAACAAGCCAGGCACTCCACTAGAGAAACTTGAAGGAGGAGTAATTGGAGGCACAATAATTCAAGGCAAATTTGTGGTTGGAGAAGAAGTAGAAATCCGCCCAGGGATAAGCATGGAAGAAGGAAAAAGTGCTTATCACCCGTTAGTAAGCGAAATTGTAAGCTTACATGCAGGCGGGAAAAACGTGAAAGAAGCCTATTGCGGAGGATTAGTTGGCGTGGGCACTCTATTAGACCCATCATTTTCAAAGGCTGATGGATTAACGGGCAACATGGTTGGAAGAAAAGACGCCCTTCCACCAACACAGTCAGATTTAACCTTAGAAACGCATATTCTTGAACGAGCAGTTGGAACAAAAGAACTCGCAAAAATCGAAAACATAAACATCGGCGAAACATTACTTTTACACGTGGGTGCTGCAATAACCGTTGGGAAAGTCACCTCAATAAAGAAAAACGCAACCACGATTAAGCTTACAAGACCAGTCTGTGCACAAGTAGGCTCACGTGTTGCATTAAGCAGAAAAATGACGGGCAGATGGAGACTGATAGGATACGGAGTTCTACGCTCCTAA
- a CDS encoding 30S ribosomal protein S6e codes for MAKFKVIISDPETGTSKVVELEETRAAPLIGRKISDVIDGSIVGLAGHKLQITGGSDKDGFPMRANVHGGVRRQVILSGGVGFNPQNKGQRRRKTVRGNIITDEIVQINAKIVEKPKQAKEGKKPKEKKEKEDIEKEDKTETQTATDA; via the coding sequence ATGGCTAAATTCAAAGTAATCATATCAGACCCAGAAACTGGAACCTCAAAAGTGGTCGAACTTGAAGAAACGCGAGCTGCCCCGCTCATTGGAAGAAAAATAAGCGACGTAATAGACGGGTCAATAGTAGGCTTAGCGGGACATAAACTACAGATAACGGGAGGTTCAGACAAAGACGGATTCCCAATGAGAGCAAACGTTCACGGCGGTGTACGCAGACAAGTAATACTAAGCGGTGGAGTAGGTTTTAACCCTCAAAATAAAGGACAACGAAGACGTAAAACTGTTCGCGGGAACATAATCACGGATGAAATTGTGCAGATTAACGCGAAAATCGTGGAGAAACCGAAACAAGCAAAAGAGGGAAAGAAACCAAAAGAAAAGAAGGAAAAAGAAGACATAGAAAAGGAAGACAAAACCGAGACCCAAACAGCCACAGATGCTTAA